One window of the Desulfobotulus mexicanus genome contains the following:
- a CDS encoding FAD-binding oxidoreductase — MKTEHLYSWGFFPPFAQTPHPVFWRKDLNDTMAKLVRDHGSTLAFGNGLSYGDSCLALSDQVLHLRHLKRFIFADWERGVLRAEAGVSLEEVLALSIPNGWFLPVTPGTRYVTLGGALANDVHGKNHHVGGTFGCHVIRFCLLRSDGSELICSADENAALFRATIGGLGLTGIILWVEFSLLAIASTDMDILNVRFGGLDDFFALSSELDPVHEYTVSWIDCLAKGRNLGRGIFMAGNHAKEGPLLPDTGARPGIPFTFPFSAVNNLTLPWMNKLYYQMASPGRKYISQSYAPFFYPLDSIDGWNRCYGKKGFQQYQCVIPEKEAEHGIRKLLAMISGSATGSFLAVLKRCGNIPSPGLMSFPLPGITLALDFPRRDLNDDLFKKMDALVRETGGRLYPAKDAVMSASDFKHFYPQWEELEALRDSGLCSRFWKRXIS; from the coding sequence ATGAAAACAGAGCATTTATATTCATGGGGTTTTTTTCCCCCCTTTGCCCAGACGCCACACCCTGTTTTCTGGCGAAAAGATTTAAATGATACCATGGCAAAGCTCGTCAGGGATCACGGTTCCACACTGGCCTTTGGCAATGGCTTGAGCTACGGTGATTCCTGTCTTGCCCTGAGTGATCAGGTGCTGCATCTTCGTCATCTTAAAAGGTTTATTTTTGCAGACTGGGAAAGGGGAGTTCTTCGTGCGGAAGCAGGAGTGAGCCTTGAAGAGGTACTTGCCTTAAGTATCCCCAACGGCTGGTTTCTTCCCGTAACTCCCGGAACCCGCTATGTCACCCTGGGAGGTGCCCTTGCCAATGACGTCCATGGAAAAAACCACCATGTCGGCGGAACCTTTGGCTGTCATGTGATAAGGTTCTGCCTGCTCCGCTCCGATGGCTCAGAGCTTATATGCTCGGCGGATGAGAATGCAGCGCTTTTCAGGGCCACCATCGGAGGGCTTGGTCTCACCGGCATCATTCTATGGGTGGAGTTTTCTCTCCTTGCCATTGCCTCGACGGATATGGATATTTTAAATGTGCGTTTTGGCGGACTGGATGATTTTTTTGCCCTTTCCTCAGAACTTGACCCTGTACATGAATATACGGTTTCATGGATAGACTGCCTTGCAAAGGGAAGAAATCTTGGCAGGGGTATTTTTATGGCAGGGAATCACGCCAAAGAAGGCCCCCTTTTGCCGGATACCGGAGCAAGGCCTGGCATTCCCTTTACCTTTCCTTTTTCTGCGGTGAACAACCTCACTTTACCCTGGATGAACAAGCTTTATTACCAGATGGCTTCGCCGGGCAGAAAATATATAAGCCAGTCCTATGCACCCTTTTTCTATCCGCTGGACAGTATTGATGGCTGGAACCGATGTTACGGGAAAAAGGGATTTCAGCAGTATCAGTGTGTGATCCCGGAAAAGGAGGCGGAACATGGTATCCGTAAACTGCTGGCCATGATATCTGGTTCAGCTACTGGTTCTTTTCTGGCTGTTCTCAAGCGATGTGGCAATATTCCATCTCCAGGTCTTATGTCCTTTCCCCTTCCCGGCATTACCCTTGCTCTGGATTTTCCAAGAAGAGACCTTAATGACGACCTGTTTAAAAAGATGGATGCACTGGTGCGTGAAACCGGCGGCAGGCTGTATCCGGCCAAGGATGCTGTGATGTCTGCTTCTGATTTTAAACATTTTTATCCCCAGTGGGAAGAGTTGGAAGCCCTCAGGGATTCTGGYTTGTGTTCCCGTTTCTGGAAAAGGKTGATTTCATGA
- a CDS encoding SDR family oxidoreductase, with translation MKNILIIGAYSAIASATARMWAEKKARFFLVGRDGEKLKQTGEDLAARGATSFYTHTMDVNDTDAHALMLEKAFFELGQVDLVLLAHGTLPDQLACEGDVKVTMEALATNGMSTLSLLTAISPMMEKQGSGCMAVISSVAALRGRPSNYVYGSAKALVETFCEGLRARLFQSGVHLLLIRPGFVDTPMTKDLSLPGLLLVTPERVAKDIIRAVDNKKETIFTPWFWRWIMLIIRSIPSPLFKRFRSYAVEF, from the coding sequence ATGAAAAATATTTTGATCATTGGTGCTTATTCTGCAATTGCTTCTGCCACAGCCCGGATGTGGGCTGAGAAAAAAGCCCGTTTTTTTCTGGTGGGAAGGGATGGGGAAAAACTGAAGCAGACAGGAGAGGATCTGGCTGCAAGGGGAGCCACAAGCTTTTATACCCATACCATGGATGTCAATGATACGGATGCCCATGCTCTGATGCTGGAAAAGGCTTTTTTTGAGCTTGGTCAGGTGGATCTGGTTTTGCTGGCCCACGGTACACTGCCTGATCAGCTGGCCTGCGAGGGTGATGTTAAGGTCACCATGGAGGCTTTAGCCACTAACGGGATGAGTACCCTGAGCCTGCTTACGGCCATTTCGCCCATGATGGAAAAACAGGGCAGTGGTTGCATGGCGGTAATTTCTTCGGTGGCTGCCCTCAGGGGAAGGCCTTCCAACTACGTATATGGCTCGGCTAAGGCATTGGTGGAAACCTTTTGTGAAGGTCTGCGGGCAAGGCTTTTTCAATCCGGAGTGCATCTGCTTCTTATTCGTCCGGGCTTTGTGGACACACCCATGACAAAGGATTTGTCCCTGCCGGGGTTGCTGCTTGTAACACCGGAAAGGGTGGCAAAGGATATTATCCGTGCTGTGGACAATAAAAAAGAGACCATTTTCACCCCATGGTTCTGGCGCTGGATTATGTTGATTATCCGGAGTATCCCGTCACCTCTTTTTAAAAGGTTTAGGAGTTACGCAGTTGAATTTTAA
- a CDS encoding alpha/beta fold hydrolase, with amino-acid sequence MKTAGIIIGILLVLAAIPFGMVQFFPEKSFAFALDSERKKSGLIRKEIHFGRDLHYVYLEGGQGEPLILLHGFGADKDNFTRMARFLTPHYRVIIPDHTGFGESARPEGASYTPEEQAKRLHQMAEGLGITSMHMGGSSMGGQIAMVYASMYPDQVESLWLLNPGGLWDGPTANAWETMVADNNEKNPLIIEKEEDIFSLPSLVMEKAPYTPKAFLRVIARERMENATLEKRIFKDILSSNVREKISGLETPTLIVWGSEDKVLHPGNAEILHGLLPKSSLILMEGIGHLPMLEAPEQSAEDYLNFRKNL; translated from the coding sequence TTGAAAACAGCCGGAATCATCATTGGTATTCTGCTCGTCCTTGCAGCCATTCCCTTTGGAATGGTTCAGTTTTTCCCAGAAAAAAGCTTTGCTTTTGCTCTGGATTCTGAACGAAAAAAATCCGGCCTCATCCGAAAAGAAATCCATTTCGGAAGAGACCTGCACTACGTTTATCTGGAAGGAGGACAGGGAGAACCCCTTATACTTCTCCATGGTTTCGGAGCTGACAAGGATAATTTTACAAGAATGGCCCGTTTTTTAACTCCCCACTACAGGGTCATCATACCGGACCATACGGGCTTTGGAGAATCCGCCAGACCGGAAGGCGCCTCCTATACCCCTGAAGAACAGGCCAAAAGACTGCATCAAATGGCAGAAGGCCTTGGAATCACCAGCATGCATATGGGCGGCAGCTCAATGGGCGGGCAGATTGCCATGGTTTATGCTTCCATGTATCCGGATCAGGTGGAAAGCCTCTGGCTTTTAAATCCCGGAGGTCTCTGGGACGGTCCCACCGCAAACGCATGGGAAACAATGGTGGCGGATAATAATGAGAAAAACCCACTGATTATTGAAAAGGAAGAAGATATTTTCAGCCTTCCCTCCCTTGTCATGGAAAAAGCACCCTATACACCAAAAGCTTTTCTGCGGGTCATTGCCAGAGAACGCATGGAAAATGCCACTCTGGAAAAAAGGATTTTTAAAGATATTCTCAGCAGCAATGTCAGAGAAAAAATATCAGGACTTGAAACGCCCACCCTCATCGTATGGGGCAGCGAGGATAAAGTACTTCATCCGGGGAATGCAGAAATACTCCACGGTCTTTTGCCTAAGTCCAGCCTTATTCTCATGGAAGGTATCGGACACCTCCCCATGCTGGAAGCACCGGAGCAGAGTGCTGAGGACTACCTGAACTTCCGGAAGAATCTATAA